In Maylandia zebra isolate NMK-2024a linkage group LG12, Mzebra_GT3a, whole genome shotgun sequence, a single genomic region encodes these proteins:
- the agtpbp1 gene encoding cytosolic carboxypeptidase 1 isoform X3, which translates to MNKPKMATEKGVPSNSRIVMLLGQLERMNGEAMVRDVETARQVTTKILHLIQTQEKSGKEVMSKGSSGMEVILASLENSRDVQTTLNILYILSELLTVGRGRRMGVFVSKGGTGILFQILTSASKELPPSEELMLQLHSLLAKVGPKDRKFGVKARLSGALNVTISLIKQNLQNAKLLLPCLQVLRVYSANSVNAISLGKNGVVELMFKIIAPYSKKNTSLLKVALDALGALLKSKTNARRAVDGSHVPALLALYLDWHRNDARHRHMLIRKGLLVCLRNITNIKLGRKAFIEADGMRILYNTSTECLPVRTLDPLINTSSLIMRKCFPKNRLPVPTIKSAFHYQLPHVLPVGPVAQLYSQPPGGTTSHQLSNKPLKKVDDVVDDSDDNEETEAETDTDNEEDEKAHRTLNDDIETDLNKLHPTKSPGRPFEELRVYERFFLELSEDFQGYNFEGSKGASSTPSSGSLSSSSSSARSTRPIIVPTAQALSPKHMATPASQEIWNSVKGQHTQPPASATSRTPAASLASLELDTIHLTKDHDKKEETHIPTPDGHTTLSSSMHSPQGQMIEQGLPHALDCVSLEDKGALNVEDGLKGVKQEGSPVSATRHIQSPLLLGDIATRRVGGGGSDCGSEGAEDEGGEGAVLEVPDTALLLPLHDPDLYVEMVKGTRSVPQYAEVAYPDYFGHVAPTFKEPHLERVYGVQRSKIFQDIERLIHPNDILDKVVYDLDIPSCPVIEDSGESLKFNSQFESGNLRKAIQVRKYEYDLVLNSDINSNHYHQWFYLEVSGMRVGTTYRFNIINCEKSNSQFNYGMQVLMYSVQEAISGRPRWVRTGTDICYYKNHFARSSIAAGGQKGKSYFTLTFSTTFSHKDDVCYFAYHYPYTYSTLKMHLAKLEALRTPHIYLRQDVLCETLGGNICPLLTITAMPESNSNDHICQFRNRPLIFLSARVHPGETNASWVMKGTLEFLMGTSPLAASLREAYIFKIVPMLNPDGVINGNHRCSLSGEDLNRQWQNPNPELHPTIYHTKSLLQYLAHIQRAPLVFCDYHGHSRKKNVFMYGCSVKETVWQSNISATSSDLHEDLGYRTLPKILSQIAPAFSMASCSFVVERSKEATARVVVWREIGVQRSYTMESTLCGCDQGKYKGLQIGTRELEEMGAQFCVALLRLKRLTGLRNHQHLLDLESDIIGTQSKVVSSPTTYVMEEDEPSFLEAIDYSAESDNEDAEPENEHGNNVHENPDHLDQLSDSY; encoded by the exons ATGAACAAGCCCAAAATGGCCACAGAGAAGGG GGTTCCCAGTAACTCCAGGATAGTGATGCTCCTGGGCCAACTGGAAAGGATGAATGGTGAGGCCATGGTCAGGGATGTTGAAACAGCAAGACAGGTCACTACAAAGATCCTTCATCTCATACAGACACAGG AGAAGAGTGGAAAAGAGGTCATGTCCAAAGGCTCCAGCGGCATGGAAGTCATCCTGGCTTCACTGGAG AACAGCAGAGATGTTCAGACCACCCTGAACATCTTGTATATTCTTAGTGAGCTGCTGACTGTGg GCAGGGGTCGCAGGATGGGAGTGTTTGTGTCCAAAGGAGGAACAGGAATATTATTCCAGATCCTGACCTCTGCCAGCAAAGAGTTGCCTCCCAGTGAGGAGCTCATGCTACAGCTTCACTCACTCTTAGCCAAGGTTGGCCCAAAAG ACAGAAAGTTTGGTGTGAAGGCCCGATTGAGTGGAGCTCTGAACGTCACCATCAGCCTGATCAAACAGAATCTACAGAATGCCAAACTCCTTCTGCCCTGCCTGCAGGTTCTCAGGGTTTATTCGGCCAACT CGGTGAATGCAATTTCTTTGGGCAAGAATGGAGTAGTGGAACTGATGTTCAAGATTATAGCACCATACAGCAAGAAGAACACCAGCCTGCTCAA GGTAGCTCTGGATGCACTTGGAGCACTTCTCAAATCCA AAACTAACGCTCGTCGTGCAGTGGACGGCAGTCATGTGCCCGCCTTGCTGGCTCTGTACCTGGATTGGCATCGCAATGACGCACGTCATCGTCACATGTTGATTCGCAAAGGGCTGCTGGTCTGCCTCAGGAATATTACCAACATCAAACTTGGGAGAAAGGCATTCATAGAGGCCGATGGCATGAGGATCCTCTACAACACATCTACT GAGTGTCTGCCGGTGCGAACTCTGGATCCACTGATCAACACTTCGAGTCTCATCATGAGGAAGTGTTTTCCTAAAAACCGTCTGCCTGTGCCTACCATTAAATCAGCTTTCCACTACCAGCTGCCTCATGTACTTCCAGTTGGACCTGTGGCACAGCTGTACAGCCAGCCTCCTGGGG GAACAACAAGTCACCAGCTCAGCAACAAGCCCTTAAAGAAGG TGGATGATGTGGTGGATGACAGCGACGATAATGAGGAGACGGAGGCAGAAACTGATACTGACAATGAAGAGGACGAGAAAGCTCATCGCACTTTG AACGATGACATAGAGACTGACCTGAACAAGCTGCATCCCACAAAGAGCCCTGGTCGTCCATTCGAGGAATTGAGGGTATATGAGAGATTCTTTCTGGAACTATCTGAAGACTTTCAG GGGTATAACTTTGAAGGCTCAAAAGGTGCCTCTTCTACTCCTTCATCAGGATCCctttcttcatcatcatcctcagctCGATCCACTCGTCCAATCATAGTGCCCACAGCTCAAGCCCTGTCCCCAAAGCACATGGCGACACCAGCCTCTCAGGAGATCTGGAACTCTGTCAAAGGACAACACACACAGCCACCTGCCTCTGCCACCTCTCGAACCCCCGCTGCTTCTCTAGCATCTCTAGAACTGGACACGATCCACCTCACcaaggaccatgacaaaaaagAGGAGACTCACATTCCTACCCCAGATGGGCATACAACCTTATCCTCCTCCATGCATTCTCCTCAAGGCCAGATGATAGAACAGGGACTACCGCATGCACTGGATTGTGTCTCTCTAGAAGACAAGGGGGCTCTGAATGTAGAGGACGGTTTAAAGGGAGTGAAACAAGAGGGATCCCCAGTCAGTGCTACAAGACACATACAGTCACCTCTGCTGTTGGGGGATATCGCTACACGTCGCGTGGGAGGAGGAGGTTCAGATTGTGGATCAGAGGGTGCTGAAGATGAGGGAGGGGAAGGAGCGGTTCTGGAGGTGCCTGACACAGCCCTCCTCCTCCCGCTGCATGACCCTGACCTATACGTGGAGATGGTGAAGGGGACACGTTCTGTCCCACAGTACGCTGAAGTGGCTTACCCAGACTACTTTGGCCATGTAGCCCCAACTTTTAAGGAGCCCCATCTGGAAAGAGTTTATGGTGTACAGAG ATCTAAGATATTCCAGGACATTGAGAGGTTGATTCACCCGAATGATATCCTGGATAAAGTGGTTTATGACTTGGACATTCCCAG ttGCCCTGTTATTGAAGACAGTGGTGAATCACTGAAGTTTAACTCTCAGTTTGAGTCTGGTAACCTCAGAAAGGCAATTCAAGTTAGAAA GTATGAGTATGACCTTGTGTTGAATTCAGACATCAACAGTAATCACTACCACCAGTGGTTTTACTTAGAAGTGAGTGGGATGCGTGTTGGGACCACCTACCgtttcaacatcattaactgtGAGAAGTCAAACAGCCAGTTCAACTACG GCATGCAGGTGCTGATGTACTCTGTGCAGGAGGCAATCAGTGGCAGACCTCGCTGGGTTAGAACGGGAACAGACATCTGTTACTACAA GAATCACTTTGCAAGGAGTTCCATCGCAGCTGGTGGTCAGAAAGGAAAATCGTATTTCACTCTGACCTTCAGCACAACCTTCAGCCATAAAGATGACGTCTGCTACTTTGCCTATCATTACCCTTATACATATTCTACGCTCAAG ATGCACCTGGCCAAACTGGAGGCACTGAGGACCCCTCATATCTACCTGAGACAGGACGTGCTGTGCGAAACCCTCGGGGGGAACATCTGCCCCCTTCTTACCATCACTGCCATGCCCGAGTCCAACTCAAATGATCACATCTGTCAATTTA GGAACCGTCCATTGATCTTCCTGTCTGCCAGAGTGCACCCCGGAGAGACCAATGCCAGCTGGGTAATGAAGGGCACGCTGGAATTCTTAATGGGCACGAGCCCACTGGCAGCCAGCCTGAGGGAGGCCTACATCTTCAAGATAGTGCCCATGCTCAACCCTGATGGAGTTATAAATGGGAA TCATCGTTGTTCTCTGAGTGGGGAGGATTTGAATCGCCAGTGGCAGAATCCCAATCCTGAGCTCCACCCCACCATCTACCACACTAAGAGCCTGCTGCAGTACCTTGCACACATACAGAGGGCACCACTG GTATTTTGCGACTACCACGGTCATTCCAGGAAGAAGAATGTGTTCATGTACGGCTGCAGCGTAAAGGAGACAGTTTGGCAGTCCAATATCAGTGCTACATCGAGCGACTTGCACGAGGACCTTGGATACAGG ACCCTTCCCAAGATCCTGTCCCAAATCGCTCCAGCCTTCAGCATGGCTAGCTGCAGTTTTGTTGTGGAGCGCTCCAAAGAGGCAACCGCCCGCGTGGTTGTCTGGCGAGAGATCGGAGTGCAACGCAGCTATACAATGGAGAGCACGCTCTGCGGCTGTGATCAGGGCAAATATAAG GGTCTTCAGATCGGCACCAGAGAGCTGGAGGAGATGGGAGCTCAGTTCTGCGTGGCACTGCTGAGGCTGAAGAGGCTGACCGGGCTCCGGAACCACCAACACCTACTGGATTTGGAGAGCGATATTATTGGGACACAGTCCAAAGTGGTCAG CAGCCCAACTACCTATGTGATGGAGGAGGACGAGCCGTCCTTTCTGGAGGCTATAGACTACAGCGCAGAAAGTGACAATGAGGACGCGGAGCCCGAAAACGAGCACGGCAACAACGTCCACGAGAATCCCGACCACCTTGATCAACTGTCCGACTCGTACTAA
- the agtpbp1 gene encoding cytosolic carboxypeptidase 1 isoform X4 produces MRKLSYADVYRSCLWISFRYQGRRGADYQLQRSLTERAELEYRYTRRHHQSVVSLDTPEKSGKEVMSKGSSGMEVILASLENSRDVQTTLNILYILSELLTVGRGRRMGVFVSKGGTGILFQILTSASKELPPSEELMLQLHSLLAKVGPKDRKFGVKARLSGALNVTISLIKQNLQNAKLLLPCLQVLRVYSANSVNAISLGKNGVVELMFKIIAPYSKKNTSLLKVALDALGALLKSKTNARRAVDGSHVPALLALYLDWHRNDARHRHMLIRKGLLVCLRNITNIKLGRKAFIEADGMRILYNTSTECLPVRTLDPLINTSSLIMRKCFPKNRLPVPTIKSAFHYQLPHVLPVGPVAQLYSQPPGVDDVVDDSDDNEETEAETDTDNEEDEKAHRTLNDDIETDLNKLHPTKSPGRPFEELRVYERFFLELSEDFQGYNFEGSKGASSTPSSGSLSSSSSSARSTRPIIVPTAQALSPKHMATPASQEIWNSVKGQHTQPPASATSRTPAASLASLELDTIHLTKDHDKKEETHIPTPDGHTTLSSSMHSPQGQMIEQGLPHALDCVSLEDKGALNVEDGLKGVKQEGSPVSATRHIQSPLLLGDIATRRVGGGGSDCGSEGAEDEGGEGAVLEVPDTALLLPLHDPDLYVEMVKGTRSVPQYAEVAYPDYFGHVAPTFKEPHLERVYGVQRSKIFQDIERLIHPNDILDKVVYDLDIPSCPVIEDSGESLKFNSQFESGNLRKAIQVRKYEYDLVLNSDINSNHYHQWFYLEVSGMRVGTTYRFNIINCEKSNSQFNYGMQVLMYSVQEAISGRPRWVRTGTDICYYKNHFARSSIAAGGQKGKSYFTLTFSTTFSHKDDVCYFAYHYPYTYSTLKMHLAKLEALRTPHIYLRQDVLCETLGGNICPLLTITAMPESNSNDHICQFRNRPLIFLSARVHPGETNASWVMKGTLEFLMGTSPLAASLREAYIFKIVPMLNPDGVINGNHRCSLSGEDLNRQWQNPNPELHPTIYHTKSLLQYLAHIQRAPLVFCDYHGHSRKKNVFMYGCSVKETVWQSNISATSSDLHEDLGYRTLPKILSQIAPAFSMASCSFVVERSKEATARVVVWREIGVQRSYTMESTLCGCDQGKYKGLQIGTRELEEMGAQFCVALLRLKRLTGLRNHQHLLDLESDIIGTQSKVVSSPTTYVMEEDEPSFLEAIDYSAESDNEDAEPENEHGNNVHENPDHLDQLSDSY; encoded by the exons ATGAGAAAGTTGTCTTATGCTGATGTCTATAGGAGCTGTCTGTGGATTAGTTTCAGGTATCAAGGCAGAAGAGGGGCTGATTACCAGCTTCAGAGATCCCTGACTGAGAGGGCAGAGTTAGAG TACCGCTACACCAGGAGACACCATCAATCTGTGGTTTCCTTGGACACACCAG AGAAGAGTGGAAAAGAGGTCATGTCCAAAGGCTCCAGCGGCATGGAAGTCATCCTGGCTTCACTGGAG AACAGCAGAGATGTTCAGACCACCCTGAACATCTTGTATATTCTTAGTGAGCTGCTGACTGTGg GCAGGGGTCGCAGGATGGGAGTGTTTGTGTCCAAAGGAGGAACAGGAATATTATTCCAGATCCTGACCTCTGCCAGCAAAGAGTTGCCTCCCAGTGAGGAGCTCATGCTACAGCTTCACTCACTCTTAGCCAAGGTTGGCCCAAAAG ACAGAAAGTTTGGTGTGAAGGCCCGATTGAGTGGAGCTCTGAACGTCACCATCAGCCTGATCAAACAGAATCTACAGAATGCCAAACTCCTTCTGCCCTGCCTGCAGGTTCTCAGGGTTTATTCGGCCAACT CGGTGAATGCAATTTCTTTGGGCAAGAATGGAGTAGTGGAACTGATGTTCAAGATTATAGCACCATACAGCAAGAAGAACACCAGCCTGCTCAA GGTAGCTCTGGATGCACTTGGAGCACTTCTCAAATCCA AAACTAACGCTCGTCGTGCAGTGGACGGCAGTCATGTGCCCGCCTTGCTGGCTCTGTACCTGGATTGGCATCGCAATGACGCACGTCATCGTCACATGTTGATTCGCAAAGGGCTGCTGGTCTGCCTCAGGAATATTACCAACATCAAACTTGGGAGAAAGGCATTCATAGAGGCCGATGGCATGAGGATCCTCTACAACACATCTACT GAGTGTCTGCCGGTGCGAACTCTGGATCCACTGATCAACACTTCGAGTCTCATCATGAGGAAGTGTTTTCCTAAAAACCGTCTGCCTGTGCCTACCATTAAATCAGCTTTCCACTACCAGCTGCCTCATGTACTTCCAGTTGGACCTGTGGCACAGCTGTACAGCCAGCCTCCTGGGG TGGATGATGTGGTGGATGACAGCGACGATAATGAGGAGACGGAGGCAGAAACTGATACTGACAATGAAGAGGACGAGAAAGCTCATCGCACTTTG AACGATGACATAGAGACTGACCTGAACAAGCTGCATCCCACAAAGAGCCCTGGTCGTCCATTCGAGGAATTGAGGGTATATGAGAGATTCTTTCTGGAACTATCTGAAGACTTTCAG GGGTATAACTTTGAAGGCTCAAAAGGTGCCTCTTCTACTCCTTCATCAGGATCCctttcttcatcatcatcctcagctCGATCCACTCGTCCAATCATAGTGCCCACAGCTCAAGCCCTGTCCCCAAAGCACATGGCGACACCAGCCTCTCAGGAGATCTGGAACTCTGTCAAAGGACAACACACACAGCCACCTGCCTCTGCCACCTCTCGAACCCCCGCTGCTTCTCTAGCATCTCTAGAACTGGACACGATCCACCTCACcaaggaccatgacaaaaaagAGGAGACTCACATTCCTACCCCAGATGGGCATACAACCTTATCCTCCTCCATGCATTCTCCTCAAGGCCAGATGATAGAACAGGGACTACCGCATGCACTGGATTGTGTCTCTCTAGAAGACAAGGGGGCTCTGAATGTAGAGGACGGTTTAAAGGGAGTGAAACAAGAGGGATCCCCAGTCAGTGCTACAAGACACATACAGTCACCTCTGCTGTTGGGGGATATCGCTACACGTCGCGTGGGAGGAGGAGGTTCAGATTGTGGATCAGAGGGTGCTGAAGATGAGGGAGGGGAAGGAGCGGTTCTGGAGGTGCCTGACACAGCCCTCCTCCTCCCGCTGCATGACCCTGACCTATACGTGGAGATGGTGAAGGGGACACGTTCTGTCCCACAGTACGCTGAAGTGGCTTACCCAGACTACTTTGGCCATGTAGCCCCAACTTTTAAGGAGCCCCATCTGGAAAGAGTTTATGGTGTACAGAG ATCTAAGATATTCCAGGACATTGAGAGGTTGATTCACCCGAATGATATCCTGGATAAAGTGGTTTATGACTTGGACATTCCCAG ttGCCCTGTTATTGAAGACAGTGGTGAATCACTGAAGTTTAACTCTCAGTTTGAGTCTGGTAACCTCAGAAAGGCAATTCAAGTTAGAAA GTATGAGTATGACCTTGTGTTGAATTCAGACATCAACAGTAATCACTACCACCAGTGGTTTTACTTAGAAGTGAGTGGGATGCGTGTTGGGACCACCTACCgtttcaacatcattaactgtGAGAAGTCAAACAGCCAGTTCAACTACG GCATGCAGGTGCTGATGTACTCTGTGCAGGAGGCAATCAGTGGCAGACCTCGCTGGGTTAGAACGGGAACAGACATCTGTTACTACAA GAATCACTTTGCAAGGAGTTCCATCGCAGCTGGTGGTCAGAAAGGAAAATCGTATTTCACTCTGACCTTCAGCACAACCTTCAGCCATAAAGATGACGTCTGCTACTTTGCCTATCATTACCCTTATACATATTCTACGCTCAAG ATGCACCTGGCCAAACTGGAGGCACTGAGGACCCCTCATATCTACCTGAGACAGGACGTGCTGTGCGAAACCCTCGGGGGGAACATCTGCCCCCTTCTTACCATCACTGCCATGCCCGAGTCCAACTCAAATGATCACATCTGTCAATTTA GGAACCGTCCATTGATCTTCCTGTCTGCCAGAGTGCACCCCGGAGAGACCAATGCCAGCTGGGTAATGAAGGGCACGCTGGAATTCTTAATGGGCACGAGCCCACTGGCAGCCAGCCTGAGGGAGGCCTACATCTTCAAGATAGTGCCCATGCTCAACCCTGATGGAGTTATAAATGGGAA TCATCGTTGTTCTCTGAGTGGGGAGGATTTGAATCGCCAGTGGCAGAATCCCAATCCTGAGCTCCACCCCACCATCTACCACACTAAGAGCCTGCTGCAGTACCTTGCACACATACAGAGGGCACCACTG GTATTTTGCGACTACCACGGTCATTCCAGGAAGAAGAATGTGTTCATGTACGGCTGCAGCGTAAAGGAGACAGTTTGGCAGTCCAATATCAGTGCTACATCGAGCGACTTGCACGAGGACCTTGGATACAGG ACCCTTCCCAAGATCCTGTCCCAAATCGCTCCAGCCTTCAGCATGGCTAGCTGCAGTTTTGTTGTGGAGCGCTCCAAAGAGGCAACCGCCCGCGTGGTTGTCTGGCGAGAGATCGGAGTGCAACGCAGCTATACAATGGAGAGCACGCTCTGCGGCTGTGATCAGGGCAAATATAAG GGTCTTCAGATCGGCACCAGAGAGCTGGAGGAGATGGGAGCTCAGTTCTGCGTGGCACTGCTGAGGCTGAAGAGGCTGACCGGGCTCCGGAACCACCAACACCTACTGGATTTGGAGAGCGATATTATTGGGACACAGTCCAAAGTGGTCAG CAGCCCAACTACCTATGTGATGGAGGAGGACGAGCCGTCCTTTCTGGAGGCTATAGACTACAGCGCAGAAAGTGACAATGAGGACGCGGAGCCCGAAAACGAGCACGGCAACAACGTCCACGAGAATCCCGACCACCTTGATCAACTGTCCGACTCGTACTAA